A single region of the Amphiura filiformis chromosome 7, Afil_fr2py, whole genome shotgun sequence genome encodes:
- the LOC140157329 gene encoding histamine H4 receptor-like: MELNMTTTWAYGTSWTNMTTISWTYETSWTNMTTMITSWEEYTDTQTNQPEISNASTINGREVFISIILWAMCLFTAIGNALVIGVFIHDRRVRNKVSNLYILNLAVADFFVGCVSLPINYFYRQAGVWPFGEFGCKFWLLIDFTVCFESVWAVVLISYDRYLLVTTGLEYDKYQTRKTFTKFASVTWSISFLRYFCMFVGYDIFNGKSFNYSVTCDNKVFSFLPYIICDWMVTFFIPVVLTFYFNVKLYADIKRRSRGLPRNWASVTPGTARVAPAEDTHSGTHSSSHTPSQEQPHTSSSHNSHQSHTSQLQLLRNQEKQQEQNHQQEVTEFNNNHHQQQLNVPPGQNSVNSPKHVVFSQQSKPNQQQQQNNNSQQQRPSSNAVPKRTRREGTADIRKHRRTAITLGLIVAVSASCWAPYYVYVFVNFAFKVEVGYQFLTITYYIWWGNSTLNPLLYVATNPGIRNGIAKILRIKK, from the coding sequence ATGGAATTAAATATGACGACAACATGGGCATATGGGACCTCGTGGACAAACATGACAACAATATCATGGACGTATGAGACCTCATGGACAAATATGACAACAATGATCACATCATGGGAGGAATATACAGATACACAAACAAACCAACCTGAAATATCAAATGCGTCAACCATTAACGGGAGAGAggtgtttatttctataatactTTGGGCAATGTGCCTTTTTACCGCTATAGGAAACGCACTAGTCATTGGTGTATTCATTCACGATAGACGAGTAAGAAATAAAGTGTCTAATTTGTACATTTTGAATTTAGCAGTAGCTGATTTCTTCGTCGGTTGTGTGTCCTTACCGATAAATTACTTCTACCGCCAAGCCGGTGTTTGGCCATTCGGTGAGTTTGGCTGTAAATTCTGGCTGCTGATAGATTTTACTGTATGTTTTGAATCAGTTTGGGCTGTTGTGCTTATAAGTTACGACCGTTATCTTCTTGTAACAACTGGACTAGAATATGACAAATACCAAACTCGTAAAACATTCACCAAATTTGCATCGGTCACGTGGTCGATATCATTTCTACGTTATTTCTGTATGTTCGTTGGTTATGATATCTTTAATGGAAAATCATTCAACTACTCCGTAACGTGTGATAataaagtgttttcttttctacCTTACATCATCTGTGACTGGATGGTTACCTTCTTTATTCCAGTAGTGTTGACGTTTTATTTTAATGTGAAACTATATGCCGACATTAAAAGAAGATCTCGGGGTTTACCGCGTAATTGGGCATCCGTTACGCCAGGAACTGCGCGTGTAGCACCAGCAGAAGATACACATTCCGGGACGCATTCTTCTTCGCATACTCCTAGTCAGGAGCAACCACACACAAGCAGTAGCCACAACTCGCATCAGAGCCATACATCCCAATTACAACTATTACGTAATCAAGAAAAACAACAAGAACAAAATCACCAACAGGAAGTAACAGAAtttaataataatcatcatcagCAACAATTGAATGTTCCCCCCGGTCAAAATAGCGTCAATAGTCCAAAACATGTGGTATTTAGTCAACAAAGTAAACCTaaccagcagcagcagcagaaTAATAATAGTCAGCAACAGCGGCCATCCAGCAACGCAGTTCCTAAACGTACACGCCGTGAAGGAACTGCTGATATTAGAAAGCATCGACGAACAGCAATAACTCTCGGGCTAATAGTAGCGGTTTCAGCTTCATGCTGGGCGCCATATTATGTGTATGTGTTTGTTAACTTTGCTTTTAAAGTTGAAGTGGGTTATCAATTCCTTACAATTACCTATTATATATGGTGGGGAAATTCTACTCTTAATCCGCTTCTATATGTGGCTACAAATCCCGGAATTCGGAACGGGATCGCAAAGATTTTAAGAATTAAGAAGTAG